The nucleotide window AGCTATTAAGGACGATTGAGAGGCCTGAATACAAGGTGACTAATCCTCTCCTCACTAAGCATTATGATTATGTTAGCAGCGTGTATATGAGTAGGCCTTATTGAATCTTTCCCATTTCTCTTGTTTCATACTTTTGTTTGCAGTACAACATAGCCATCCTGGGATATGCAGAGGAAGACCAGACAACCATTTTGGAGTTGACTTATAACTATGGTGTGACTGAATACACCAAGGGAAACGCATATGCGcaggttattttatatgtttatttgtCCTCCTCTCTTTTAGAATCTTTTgcaacttcaatttttttactcTAAGAAGCTGTTAATTCTGATTCCACGTTCCCGATCCTTTATCGTCCACATCAGATTGCTATTGGTACTGATGATGTCTACAAAAGTGCTGAGGTTGTCAACTTGGTTACACAAGAACTTGGAGGAAAGATAACCAGGCAACCTGGACCAATTCCCGGACTCAACACCAAGATCACTTCTTTTCTGGATCCAGATGGCTGGAAAACTGTGAGTCTTGTTCGCTATTTGGCGCTTAACTTTCTTTCAGAAATAGTTTGATTTTGTAGATGCTGTCTAAATTGCATCCACCATTGTCTTATTAGTAACATCTCATATAACGTAGTCACATGAGGAACACCGAAGTGCAAAGATGACACAGAACACAATTAATATGTCAGATCCTCTGTTAtttattaggtttttttttatggcaTCTGTTTGGCCCTTTATAGATAAAACAACTACAATGTCAATTTATGTATTCTTATGGGGAGAGAAGTTATATGTAACTGAGCCGTAGCTGAAAATATTGAAGGCCCCAGCATCTTTTCAAGTGCTCTAGCAGTTATTATTTATCACAATCATCACATAATGTCTCCTCCTTCTGCTAATATATCTAACATGTTGTGGTTCTGACTTTTGTCCGCGTAGGTGCTGGTTGACAATGAGGATTTTCTCAAGGAACTGCAGTAAGCACGAATATAACCGCATGAAGTCAAAGTATCTGTGGATAGTCCATATTATATGAATAAGATATTCCACATGCTGTATTAGCAACCAGGCATTGCCTGTTTCAGTATGGTTGCGTATGTtactttgtttttctattttaatagGACATGGTACTTTGTTTGTCTATTTTAATAGGACATGGTACTTCGACTATCTGTTTTAATATGGTTGTCAAAGTTAATCTATGTCTGTTTAACGTGGTTGTACTATGGTAATGGTGGTAACCGAGGTTGACATcattgtgaaaattttatgATCGTGTCGGTTTAGTAAAGTGATTTTGGAGTATTAGCAGAGGCCAAAAGTTATTTAAGCTAAATGGCCCTCTTCCTCACGAACTTGAAGTCATgaactaaataaatattatttgatgGGGATGCAAGTAAGTTTATTAAGAGCATAAAAGTAAACATTATGAAGCAGGAGAATGCCCGCAAATCCTTGGAGCCAAGAAAGTCATTTTTGGGATGCTCATTCATATCCTCGATTTATATACCCCATGGGCTATTGCTCTTCTGATACGTCCATAAAGAACGATAAATTTTGTAGTGGGCAGCCCTAGCAGaagaaaatttgttttctccCTTTTTCGTTTCTTATGGTTTTGTTAAAATAACAAGATAGTAGTATTGAGTTAGAGAATTTAATTTAACTTCCTCTTTTTATTCACTACTGCAAAACCAATTACTAGTCAACAAAGCAGAAAGCGTAGTAAACTGTCTTAACACACAAATTTGAGTCTTTCATGTATCATGCCTATTGTTTACACATGTACTTGGTTTGGGTGGGGTGGGGAGGGGACCTAAAAAGCAGAACCGAAACTTTTTATGCATGGCTACACCTACACACATCCATCAAGGTTAAGCTTGTGCCTCCCTCTGTTTATATCAACATATCATGACATTCCAGAAACAGTAAACACCCCCGTTCGGAGGATAGAAAGAATGATAGAGAGttcaaaatgaaagaaacatgAAGCTTTGAGAGGAACTTTCTCCTCATTGGAAGAGCCTCACTGAGACAAAGGTATTCTTTTCCGGTTTCAGCGCCCACGATATCAGATATATACACATTGAAGCTTGATCTGTGTTGCATGGCTGGCAATCCAAAAGAAATACTAAATTGCGCCCAATAAACTATAACTTCTATGGAATTGTGTCCATTGGGTAGCTACCAAGGACACGGAGAAATCTTGCAAATTCCTGCAAAAGAAAGTAATAAGTTATTCAATCCATTATACTAAATACTCTCTGGTGTCTtttgttcttattttattagaGGTGAGGGGTGGGGAGGTTTGAGAGGAAGAGATTGTAATTTCTAGCATCAGTGTGTCACCATGTGGCAGAACCACTAGTACAAATAAAAGTTTCAGAAGCCAAAATATAAAGAGCATGATCTCGGTATCTAAATTACACAATACTGACCTGCAGATGTCCCAAAGCATATTGGGCACGGGGCTCTGCCATAGAAGCTTCAAAATCAATGTAAAAGAGGTAGTCGAAATACCTGCGAAACAGATCAATCAATTGTGTAGAATGGAATTTTTGTGGCATATCTACATTACCCAAATCTAGAGTCATCTCATGACTGCGAATCTAAGGTTTCTATAAGTACGTAGAATTAGTGTCACCAAATAATTAAGCACAAATTTATTTACAAGTCATTTCTTTGACTTAATCTTGTTGTTTGTGGTCAAATAtacattaaaagaaaaagacgttAAAGTTTCTATGATACTGGCTTAGTTTATTGCGTGGATGTGTAAAACTTATCATATTTTACATCTGATGCAAAAGAGTATACCACTCACTTGGCACTCCCTTCATTGGAATCATCTACAACCCTTAATGGACGTTGTCTCTGTGGGCGACTCTCTATCTGAAATTGCTCCAAAAGGAGAAGATATTGTCAAAGGTATTGATATAGTGGTGAAAATgaaatagagaaaaagaaaagaaaaaagaaggtatTATCTGAGGTTACCTTTGTCAAGTTAATTCCCCTAAGAGCAAACACTGCTAAGGCTTTGAATAGTACACCGGGACCTTCTTCAAGAGTGAAAACAACACTCGTCTATGAAGAAGatttacaaataaatattcaaaatattaatcaaatacaaagatatgaaaaaataaaagccaaaaacaaaacaaaacaaagcaaagatTTATACCTTATATGGCCTATCAGTCCCTGGAATTATTGGTTCTCTAGCAAGTATCAGAAAGCGAGTAATATTATCGTCATCGTCCTGGCCAGCGCAAAGTGGCAGCAAATTAAATCAAGTGGCATCATTTGTAATCCACAACAGCTATCGtcttaaggaaaaaaaacagaggtaCAATAAAAGGTCTAAAAACTCCGAAGTATCCATCCAACAGTATTGCAGAGGGTGACGCAGCTTTGTAGTATGAGATCAGCCTTTGTTAGTAAATTGTAAATGCTCAAAGCAAGAAAATTTTGACGTGTGGAACTCCATGTAATGCTTAGAAGAAATTTCTATACAGACACCCTACCAAACTAACTTCATGGCATGCTGAGACATTGGTGTAAGTACATATTTTGCTTGCTTAAGTAGCAGAAGGTGAATTCTCAATCCATCCAGATGTGTACCATATCAATACAAAATTGATTGTTCAAACAGGGAAGGAGACTTAACAATATattaaacccaaaaagaatTTCTAAAAATCTAAAAGAACAGTCATACTTGAATTTTTTCTGCAAGAATGTCAAGCCCATAGATTTTTGCAGCTCGAGCACTTGCAACCGCACCCGTATTTCTTAGGCCAGTTGAGGCCACCATCTGTACAAAATGTCCTAATCATTAGCATATAAACAGTCCTAATGCCTATCACAGTGTGCTTTGACAGAATACAGAAAACGAGCATTGGTGACCTGCGCAGCCAGAGCAGAGTCATCAGCATTGATTCTGACGATTCCCAAACTGCTTAGCGTCATCTCACATTGAGCAAGAGCCTGCAAGCGAAAATGTTCGCAACAAAACGTTTGAAGACCTAGGTCTTTCATTTCAAAGATTAGcttatatatgcatgcatgtgtgCCATGTATAAAACTAATTAGCTCCAGTCTAAAATTTTCTGCACCAGTCAAACCAACTAGAAGGTGGCTAAAAAGTGCTAGGTCAGGGAGTATAACCCAGTTTGTTACAAGTTCCAAACCTAAGCAAGTAATTACAATGTGTTAGTACTATTTGGGAGTTGTGAAAAAGACTACTAGTAGAGGTTACAGGACAAGACAAGCCAATTCTGGAGCAGCTCCACAATTGAACCTTTCCCAGTGGAATTCACTCTTGGAGCAAGCATGAAGGATATTGTCAACTTTTAACATACTTACTGGTACTATCCATCCTAAATATTAGCTATCATTacagatttttattttggatgtgCTACAAAGCAATTAAGAACCTAAGATTACCTAACTgggacaaaaaaattattgttgcAAATGGTCAGACAAAATATTCATCAGCTTTCCTTGTatgcaaatataaaaataagaataaaaaagaagtgcAAGACCAACCTGAGGATGGCTTAAAACCCGTTTTAGTTCCTCTTTTGTTACATCAGGTAATCCCAAAAGACAATGGTTCACTTGCAATTGTACCTCTCCAACTATGTGCAATCTATGGCGAAGCAGTAAGTCATAATTACGGTGGATGCTTCCACCAACAGAATTCTCAATGGGAAGAACTGCTTTATCCACTAACCAAAGTTCAACTGCctgttaaataaaaaaattaactcaATCAAGGCACACAAACaggaaaatataataaaaagggaaaattctTTAAAAAGATTATTCAAACCTTAAACGCAGCTTCAAACTGGTCACATGGGACGGTCTCACACTTCGGATAAGCTTTTAGTGCAGCGTCCTCACTATATGCCCCCGGTAACCCCTAAAACCA belongs to Prunus persica cultivar Lovell chromosome G4, Prunus_persica_NCBIv2, whole genome shotgun sequence and includes:
- the LOC18778538 gene encoding arogenate dehydratase/prephenate dehydratase 1, chloroplastic yields the protein MAVKGAPTWCYAKTPCSHPGISDLGSTRSGLAFNLSFRKWECCCLGVASAQRAITPVEDEKPNLTGAESSGAIQRIEDNESRAFHKDMNLLPKPLTANDLSSSSDGSKVRVAYQGLPGAYSEDAALKAYPKCETVPCDQFEAAFKAVELWLVDKAVLPIENSVGGSIHRNYDLLLRHRLHIVGEVQLQVNHCLLGLPDVTKEELKRVLSHPQALAQCEMTLSSLGIVRINADDSALAAQMVASTGLRNTGAVASARAAKIYGLDILAEKIQDDDDNITRFLILAREPIIPGTDRPYKTSVVFTLEEGPGVLFKALAVFALRGINLTKIESRPQRQRPLRVVDDSNEGSAKYFDYLFYIDFEASMAEPRAQYALGHLQEFARFLRVLGSYPMDTIP